Proteins encoded in a region of the Gammaproteobacteria bacterium genome:
- a CDS encoding TIGR03747 family integrating conjugative element membrane protein yields MAEPTDPRRTVARPGAISLVLTGFAQCLKWLILSLVFSILIEWIGMAFWWEEQGVAHSRQMLVNELQFLGADFHRSWLTAQPMQFASDLSERFYTIAFEWTGLVDLIQWVTPVPSTEESGVRPLLHRLYRPVSDYVLAGMQITQVFAVRLAILALATPVFGLFTLVALVDGLVRRDLRRWGGGRESSFVYHYAKKAAIPLIIMAWVLYLALPFSLHPSWIILPFALAFAFAVTITASTFKKYL; encoded by the coding sequence ATGGCGGAACCGACCGATCCTCGCCGAACCGTTGCCCGTCCGGGAGCGATCTCCCTGGTATTGACGGGGTTCGCCCAGTGCCTCAAATGGCTGATCCTCTCCCTGGTCTTTTCCATCCTGATCGAATGGATCGGGATGGCATTCTGGTGGGAGGAGCAGGGCGTGGCGCACAGCCGACAGATGCTGGTGAATGAGCTGCAGTTCCTCGGGGCAGATTTTCATCGCAGTTGGTTGACCGCGCAGCCCATGCAGTTCGCCAGTGATTTGTCGGAACGCTTCTACACCATCGCCTTCGAGTGGACCGGCCTTGTCGATCTCATTCAGTGGGTCACGCCGGTTCCCTCCACCGAAGAGTCCGGTGTGCGCCCCCTGCTGCACCGGCTTTATCGGCCTGTGTCTGACTATGTGTTGGCCGGCATGCAGATCACCCAAGTATTTGCGGTGAGACTGGCCATTCTGGCCCTGGCCACCCCGGTATTTGGGCTTTTCACTCTGGTGGCACTGGTGGATGGTCTGGTGCGACGGGATTTACGGCGCTGGGGCGGGGGCCGGGAGAGCTCTTTTGTCTATCACTACGCCAAGAAAGCCGCTATTCCGCTGATCATCATGGCCTGGGTACTCTACCTGGCGCTGCCATTCAGCCTTCATCCGTCCTGGATCATCCTGCCGTTCGCTCTGGCCTTTGCCTTTGCCGTCACCATCACGGCCAGCACCTTCAAAAAGTATCTCTGA
- the traD gene encoding type IV conjugative transfer system coupling protein TraD → MEALLRPPVELWSTATAFAAGTLAWLAPWALMMPPGIAAATGLTFFGFGVWRGRQAWRVLRYQHHMKRLPEYRVRAAQIPVSRHKLFLGKGFRWTQQHTQRLRDTLKPEVRRYVQPGRLYQWARQKEVAWESIPILSVLAKGLRSRSRWNPLAPLPAVGGKPALHAVEPLEQSVWMDLGERVGHTLVLGTTRVGKTRLAELLITQDIRRGDVVIVFDPKGDADLLRRIYAEAKRAGRLDDFYLFHLGFPELSARYNAIGNFSRITEVATRIANQLPNEGNSAAFKEFAWRFVNIIARALVALKRRPDYQQIRRYINDIEPLFVEYAGHCAEVAGIEAWASLVEERAADIKERNLPNALRGRSMEAIACMRFLQERAIYDPVLDGLISAFKYDKTYFDKIVSSVGPLMEKLTTGTIAALISPDYQDEQDARPIFEWMEVVRRKGIVYVGLDALTDTTVASAVGNSMFADLVSVAGTIYKHGVVAPGSDTSLPESARQTLPTISLHADEFNELIGDEFVPLLNKAGGAGFQVTAYTQTWSDVEARIGSRAKAGQVAGNFNTMLMLRVKELDTAEMLTEQLPRVEVFTLMSVSGVDDSSDPGSGVDFKSRNEDRISVSEVPMLTAADMVTLPKGQAFALLEGGQLWKIRIPLPDDRADAAMPGNFEEMAEAMRRSYITNDHWYRVTEHWWHSVSEAPVEPAESSDSV, encoded by the coding sequence ATGGAGGCTTTGTTGCGGCCTCCCGTCGAGTTGTGGTCCACCGCCACCGCATTTGCGGCGGGCACTCTGGCCTGGTTGGCACCCTGGGCTCTGATGATGCCACCGGGTATCGCGGCGGCCACCGGGTTGACCTTCTTCGGGTTTGGCGTGTGGCGGGGCCGTCAGGCCTGGCGCGTACTGCGCTACCAACATCACATGAAGCGGCTGCCGGAGTATCGCGTGCGGGCAGCGCAGATTCCCGTCAGTCGGCATAAGCTGTTTTTGGGCAAAGGCTTTCGCTGGACACAACAACATACGCAGCGGCTGCGCGATACGCTGAAGCCCGAGGTGCGGCGTTACGTGCAACCGGGCAGGCTCTATCAGTGGGCAAGACAAAAGGAGGTGGCCTGGGAGTCGATCCCCATACTCTCGGTTCTGGCCAAAGGCTTGCGCAGCCGTTCCCGCTGGAACCCATTGGCGCCGCTACCCGCGGTCGGCGGCAAGCCGGCGCTGCATGCCGTTGAACCCCTTGAGCAATCCGTGTGGATGGATCTCGGGGAACGCGTCGGGCACACACTGGTGCTCGGCACCACCCGCGTCGGCAAGACACGCTTGGCCGAACTGCTGATCACCCAGGACATTCGCCGGGGTGATGTCGTCATCGTCTTCGACCCCAAGGGCGATGCCGACCTGTTGCGCCGCATCTACGCCGAAGCCAAGCGCGCCGGCCGGCTGGACGACTTCTATCTGTTCCATCTCGGCTTCCCCGAACTGTCGGCGCGCTATAACGCCATTGGCAACTTCTCGCGCATCACCGAAGTCGCCACCCGTATCGCCAATCAGTTACCGAACGAGGGGAACTCGGCGGCCTTCAAGGAATTCGCCTGGCGCTTCGTCAATATCATTGCGCGTGCTCTGGTGGCCTTGAAGCGTAGACCGGACTATCAACAGATTCGCCGCTACATCAACGACATCGAACCCCTGTTTGTCGAATACGCCGGCCATTGCGCCGAGGTGGCCGGTATCGAAGCCTGGGCCTCGCTGGTGGAGGAGCGCGCCGCGGATATCAAAGAGCGCAACCTGCCCAATGCACTGCGTGGCCGGTCGATGGAAGCCATCGCCTGTATGCGCTTTCTACAGGAAAGGGCCATTTACGACCCCGTTCTGGATGGCCTGATTTCGGCGTTCAAATACGACAAGACCTATTTCGATAAGATCGTCAGCTCTGTCGGCCCACTGATGGAAAAGCTGACGACCGGCACCATCGCCGCGCTGATCTCGCCGGATTACCAGGACGAGCAGGATGCGAGGCCGATCTTCGAATGGATGGAAGTGGTGCGGCGCAAGGGTATCGTGTATGTCGGGCTCGATGCCCTCACAGACACCACGGTCGCCAGTGCCGTGGGCAACTCCATGTTCGCGGACCTGGTATCCGTCGCGGGCACGATCTATAAGCACGGTGTCGTGGCGCCGGGTTCCGATACGTCACTCCCGGAAAGCGCGCGACAGACGCTGCCCACCATCTCGTTGCACGCGGACGAGTTTAACGAGCTGATCGGGGACGAGTTCGTACCTCTGTTGAACAAGGCCGGTGGTGCCGGCTTCCAGGTCACGGCCTATACCCAGACCTGGTCCGATGTGGAAGCGCGGATCGGCAGTCGCGCCAAAGCCGGGCAAGTTGCGGGTAACTTCAATACGATGCTGATGCTGCGGGTGAAAGAACTGGATACAGCCGAGATGCTGACCGAGCAGTTGCCCCGTGTGGAGGTCTTCACCCTGATGAGCGTCTCCGGTGTCGATGATTCCTCGGATCCCGGTTCGGGCGTTGATTTCAAATCCCGCAATGAGGACCGGATCAGCGTCTCGGAAGTGCCGATGCTGACCGCGGCGGATATGGTCACGTTGCCCAAGGGACAGGCTTTCGCGTTACTGGAAGGGGGGCAGCTCTGGAAAATTCGTATTCCGTTGCCGGATGATCGCGCCGATGCCGCCATGCCAGGAAATTTTGAGGAAATGGCCGAGGCCATGCGACGCAGCTACATCACCAACGATCACTGGTATCGGGTGACTGAGCACTGGTGGCACAGCGTCTCTGAGGCGCCGGTTGAGCCTGCAGAATCGAGTGACTCAGTCTGA